One Prevotella intermedia ATCC 25611 = DSM 20706 DNA window includes the following coding sequences:
- a CDS encoding DUF4230 domain-containing protein, which translates to MKNRLLYFILALLLITSCGKGKGKSSGDKASDATPTMVERIQRSARLYTSEYHIHKIITHKDKVKANGKILGSNFSMNLPLGERRVAIPMDAIVKAYIDFSDFSEKNVKKDGKGKITVILPDPRIVLTSTKINHKEMKQYVAFLRRRFSDAELTSYQQQGRQQIIDAIGQMGIIEHAQENAAKQLIPMLTMLGYAEKDITISFRKRFTMEEITRFIENSTTQTNGKDN; encoded by the coding sequence ATGAAGAATAGGCTCTTATATTTTATCTTGGCATTGCTGCTAATAACATCGTGTGGTAAAGGAAAGGGGAAATCGTCAGGCGACAAGGCATCAGACGCAACTCCAACAATGGTAGAACGGATACAAAGAAGTGCTCGTTTATACACCTCAGAGTATCATATACATAAGATAATTACACACAAAGACAAGGTGAAAGCAAACGGAAAAATCCTTGGAAGCAATTTTTCAATGAACCTGCCCCTTGGCGAACGCCGTGTAGCCATACCGATGGACGCTATTGTAAAGGCTTATATCGACTTTTCAGACTTTAGCGAGAAGAACGTAAAGAAAGACGGTAAAGGTAAAATAACCGTCATACTGCCCGACCCTCGCATCGTGCTAACCAGTACAAAAATAAACCATAAGGAGATGAAACAATACGTTGCCTTCCTTCGACGTCGTTTTTCCGATGCCGAACTGACGAGTTACCAGCAACAAGGAAGACAACAAATTATAGATGCTATCGGACAAATGGGCATTATAGAGCATGCACAAGAGAATGCTGCAAAGCAACTTATACCGATGCTGACAATGTTAGGATATGCTGAAAAAGACATAACCATCAGTTTCCGAAAGCGGTTTACAATGGAAGAAATTACACGATTTATTGAAAACTCAACTACTCAGACCAATGGAAAAGATAATTAA